A region from the Aegilops tauschii subsp. strangulata cultivar AL8/78 chromosome 5, Aet v6.0, whole genome shotgun sequence genome encodes:
- the LOC109769099 gene encoding fasciclin-like arabinogalactan protein 16, translating to MGAPAYGAVLLFALALAAGAAAAETARPEEPTLPAVAAAGGGDGVVVAAAAAVVNASGAGVNSNSVLVALLDSHYTELAELVEKALLLQTLEDAVGRHNVTIFAPRNEALERDLDPEFKRFLLEPRNLKSLQTLLLFHVLPARHPAGSWPAASHPTLSGEDVELAAGANGSMRVAHAAVTRPDAVLRPDGVIHGIERLLVPRSVQEDFNRRRSLAAISAVLPTGAPEVDPRTHRLKKPAPPVLPGAPPVLPVWDAMAPGPSIAPAPAPGPGNGKHHFDGHSQVKDFIQTLVLYGGYNELADILVNLTSLATEMGRLVSEGYVLTVLAPNDEAMARLTTDQLSEPGSPENILYYHMIPEYQTEESMYNAVRRFGKVRYDTLRLPHKVVAREADGSVKFGQGEGSAYLFDPDIYTDGRISVQGIDAVLLPEDDKKPATPVSAPDRKAPAVTGSRKSKLRRGKLLEATCRIAGVFGQRSRLASCQ from the exons ATGGGTGCGCCGGCGTACGGCGCCGTGCTCCTCTTCGCGCTCGCGCTGGCcgcgggcgccgccgccgctgagACGGCGCGGCCGGAGGAACCCACATTGCCCGCCGTGGCCGCCGCTGGCGGTGGCGACGGGGTGGTGGTGGCGGCCGCGGCGGCCGTCGTGAACGCGTCCGGGGCGGGGGTGAACTCCAACTCGGTGCTGGTGGCGCTGCTGGACTCGCACTACACGGAGCTGGCGGAGCTGGTGGAGAAGGCGCTGCTGCTGCAGACGCTGGAGGACGCCGTGGGCCGCCACAACGTCACCATCTTCGCGCCCCGGAACGAGGCGCTGGAGCGGGACCTCGACCCGGAGTTCAAGCGCTTCCTGCTCGAGCCCCGCAACCTCAAGTCGCTCCAGACGCTGCTCCTCTTCCACGTCCTCCCGGCGCGCCACCCGGCGGGGTCCTGGCCCGCGGCCTCCCACCCCACGCTCTCCGGCGAGGACGtcgagctcgccgccggcgccaACGGATCCATGCGCGTCGCCCACGCCGCCGTCACGCGCCCCGACGCCGTGCTCAGGCCCGACGGCGTCATCCACGGCATCGAGCGCCTCCTCGTCCCCCGCTCCGTGCAGGAGGACTTCAACCGCCGCCGCAGCCTCGCCGCGATCTCGGCCGTGCTCCCCACCGGCGCGCCCGAGGTCGACCCCAGGACGCACCGCCTCAAGAAGCCCGCGCCGCCGGTCCTCCCCGGCGCGCCCCCCGTGCTCCCCGTGTGGGACGCCAtggcccccggcccctccatcgcccccgcgcccgcgcccggcCCGGGCAACGGGAAGCACCACTTCGACGGCCACAGCCAGGTCAAGGACTTCATCCAGACCCTGGTCCTCTACGGCGGGTACAACGAGCTCGCCGACATCCTCGTCAACCTCACCTCGCTGGCCACCGAGATGGGCCGGCTCGTCTCCGAGGGGTACGTGCTCACCGTGCTGGCCcccaacgacgaggccatggcgCGGCTGACCACGGACCAGCTCAGCGAGCCCGGGTCGCCGGAGAACATCCTGTACTACCACATGATCCCGGAGTACCAGACGGAGGAGAGCATGTACAACGCCGTCCGCCGGTTCGGCAAGGTGCGGTACGACACGCTGCGGCTGCCGCACAAGGTGGTGGCGCGGGAGGCGGACGGCTCCGTCAAGTTCGGGCAGGGCGAGGGCTCCGCCTACCTCTTCGACCCGGACATCTACACGGACGGCAGGATCTCGGTGCAGGGCATCGACGCTGTGCTGCTCCCGGAGGACGACAAGAAGCCGGCCACGCCGGTGTCCGCCCCGGACAGGAAGGCGCCCGCCGTCACCGGCTCCAGGAAGAGCAAGCTCCGGCGAG GCAAGTTGTTGGAGGCAACGTGCAGAATTGCTGGCGTCTTTGGTCAGCGATCGCGATTAGCGAGCTGCCAGTAG